In a genomic window of Apteryx mantelli isolate bAptMan1 chromosome 2, bAptMan1.hap1, whole genome shotgun sequence:
- the LOC136991317 gene encoding 5-beta-cholestane-3-alpha,7-alpha-diol 12-alpha-hydroxylase-like encodes MALWVTLLCSLVASLLGGLYLLGAFRRRRANEPPLDKGHIPWLGYALDFRKDSSEFLKRMQRKHGDIFTVLLGGYYFTFVMDPFCFGAIVKESRAKLDFKKFASELVRRVFGYQSVEASHKIIQLSSTKHLMGDGLVVMTQAMMENLQKLMLFKMNSGERERTWQEDSLFNYCYNIIFRAGYLALYSSEPHQGADNKEKANEHDRVHSDELFYEFRKYDRLFPRLAYAVLPPKDKTEAERLKRLFWSMLSVKKSRQKDNISGWVSDQEQSLAENGVPEYMRDRFMFLLLWASQGNTGPAAFWLLFYLMKHPEAMKAVKEEVDKVSRESGQEVKPGRPPINVTRDMLNQTPLLDSALEETLRLVAAPILIRAVLQDMTLKTSDGTEYALRKGDRVALFPHASVQMDPEIHPEPHRFKYDRFLNPDGTRKDFYKNGKKLKYFSMPWGAGISICPGRFFATNEMKLFVFLMLTYYDLELLDGEEEIPPIDSSRWGFGTMQPIRDVRFRYRLRF; translated from the coding sequence ATGGCTCTCTGGGTAACTCTTCTTTGTTCCCTGGTAGCATCGCTGCTTGGTGGCCTCTACCTCCTGGGAGCGTTTCGAAGGAGGAGAGCCAATGAGCCCCCTCTGGACAAGGGTCACATCCCGTGGCTGGGTTACGCCCTGGATTTCAGAAAGGACAGTTCAGAGTTTCTAAAGAGGATGCAGAGAAAACACGGGGATATTTTCACAGTGCTACTCGGAGGCTATTACTTCACCTTCGTGATGGACCCCTTTTGCTTTGGCGCCATAGTGAAGGAATCGCGAGCCAAACTAGACTTTAAGAAGTTTGCATCCGAACTGGTCCGCCGGGTTTTTGGATACCAGTCCGTTGAAGCCAGCCACAAGATTATTCAGCTATCAAGCACGAAGCATCTGATGGGGGATGGACTCGTTGTCATGACACAAGCCATGATGGAGAACTTGCAGAAGCTGATGCTTTTCAAGATGAACTCAGGAGAGAGGGAGCGAACGTGGCAAGAGGACAGTCTCTTCAACTACTGCTACAACATCATCTTCAGAGCTGGGTACCTGGCTTTGTACAGCAGTGAGCCACACCAAGGGGCAGACAACAAGGAGAAAGCTAACGAGCACGATCGTGTTCACTCTGATGAGCTGTTCTATGAATTCCGGAAGTACGACCGCCTCTTCCCTCGCCTGGCCTATGCCGTGTTGCCTCCCAAAGACAAAACTGAAGCTGAGCGGCTCAAGAGGCTCTTCTGGAGCATGCTGTCTGTGAAGAAGAGCCGACAGAAGGACAACATCAGTGGGTGGGTAAGTGACCAAGAGCAGTCCCTGGCAGAAAACGGTGTTCCCGAGTACATGAGGGATCGTTTCATGTTTCTGCTCCTCTGGGCATCCCAAGGCAATACTGGCCCAGCTGCCTTCTGGCTCCTCTTCTATCTAATGAAACATCCAGAAGCTATGAAGGCTGTGAAGGAAGAAGTGGATAAAGTCTCCAGGGAGAGCGGCCAGGAAGTGAAGCCAGGTAGGCCACCAATTAACGTCACTAGGGACATGTTAAACCAGACCCCTCTTCTGGACAGTgctctggaggagaccctgcggcTGGTTGCAGCCCCAATCCTTATCAGAGCCGTCCTGCAGGACATGACCCTTAAGACGAGCGACGGGACAGAGTACGCTCTCCGCAAAGGAGACAGGGTGGCTTTGTTCCCACATGCCTCTGTGCAGATGGACCCAGAAATCCATCCCGAGCCTCACCGATTTAAATATGACCGGTTCCTAAACCCAGATGGCACCAGGAAAGATTTCTACAAGAATGggaaaaagctgaagtatttcagCATGCCTTGGGGAGCAGGGATATCCATCTGTCCTGGGCGGTTCTTCGCGACCAATGAAATGAAACTGTTTgtgttcttgatgctgacttactATGACTTGGAGCTGCTTGACGGAGAAGAGGAGATCCCGCCGATagacagcagccgctggggatttGGAACGATGCAGCCCATTCGTGACGTTCGCTTCAGATACCGGCTGCgcttttaa